The DNA segment ATTTAAATATTTGGATGTGGCCATGTTTACAGCTTTAGCAGGCCCACTATCCACATTAGTATTCATTCTATCAATTGTGAAAGTTAATGAAATTAGAAAAAAGAAGCTAGAAAGTGGTGAAATCAATGGTTAGCGTCACGTTATTCTTTTACTTTGGAATATTTCTAGCTATTGTTGGAAGTATAGCTACTGCATGGGGTCCTGGAGTAAATGACCCTATTGTCAGAACATTTAATACTGAAGTAGCATCAATTGGGGTCTGTTTGGTATTGTTATGTTATAATCATGTTTTGGCTTTATTGACTTTACTTGCAACCACTGTAATCATTACTTTAATCTTATTTAGAGCAATTATTCGTTTAGAAGAAATGGGGGCAGATGTATGAGGATTGGTGTTTTATGGAATAAATTGGCCAACCCTAAAAATGTGCCTCGTCTGTTTGCGTTTTGTTTAGGTGTAATATTAATTATAGGTTTTATAGTGCCTATGTCCTTGAATCCAGATCAATTATATGTTAGGCCAGCACCTCAAGAGCAAATTGATGAAGGTTTATCCATAGCTCCTTATGATAGGGGTGGAGAAGTTTTATCCGAACCCGGAAATATTAATCCTCAATATCCTGATAATGCTGAGAGTTTAGGCATGATTACGGGATATATGTCTCCAATCGCGCAATGGGTGTCTTCTATTTCACCTTACTTTGGCACATCAA comes from the Methanobrevibacter sp. genome and includes:
- a CDS encoding EhaD family protein, with product MEFVSIVAIALMVIGAFGIIFLKKPLDKVIMFSILDAGFVLVVVLFKYLDVAMFTALAGPLSTLVFILSIVKVNEIRKKKLESGEING
- a CDS encoding DUF2107 family protein — its product is MVSVTLFFYFGIFLAIVGSIATAWGPGVNDPIVRTFNTEVASIGVCLVLLCYNHVLALLTLLATTVIITLILFRAIIRLEEMGADV
- a CDS encoding EhaF family protein, yielding MRIGVLWNKLANPKNVPRLFAFCLGVILIIGFIVPMSLNPDQLYVRPAPQEQIDEGLSIAPYDRGGEVLSEPGNINPQYPDNAESLGMITGYMSPIAQWVSSISPYFGTSIYSSPGGLIDEILYYTRGFDTILESSILMMAFIIASWLSINYTMNRKNDENEIKDDVKKAISDSTKVAREVKANDAKARSKQLRRDN